In Scatophagus argus isolate fScaArg1 chromosome 18, fScaArg1.pri, whole genome shotgun sequence, the DNA window ATTGAATTTGTTGACCAAAAGTTTTGAATGTATTAAAGATCGACTGTAGATGTGTTTTGCTCTGCAGGATCCTGTCGAATGGAATGACGTGGCCAGTTTCGACTTGTCAGAGGCAGCGACACCACCCAGACACAACCAGGCAGGCTACACGAATCTCCTGCAAGAGAGGACGGTCGACAGTTCAATGGGCTACACAGTCAACACTCCATCTGCCCTCTCTGGTCGTGATAAGAACTGTGCTCCTTTTGGTCCGGGAAGCGTTGCCTCCCTGACTCCTATCAACTCATCTAAAGCCTCCCAGGCCTCCAttgggaggaggaagagaaaagagaggggggaTTCGTCTCCACTGTGCGACAGgacctgctcctccttcttGGAAAATATCTCAAATTCTCCCAAGAAAACGCCCACAAAGTCACTGCCTTTCACCCCATCACGAGTAAATGAAATCTGCTTGTCTTTCTTCACACACTCTCTTATCCCCAACTCCACTTCACAACAGCTAATATAACTTATCTGTCTGTTTCCACAGTTCTGCAACATATCAGGGGTGGAGCATCTGAATCTGGAGAACCCTGCCCTCACCTCAACTCCCGTGTGTGGCCAGAGGTGTCTCTTCAACACGCCGCTCCAAAAAGAAACCACACCTAAGCACCAGAAAGAGAACGATgggtaaacaaacacatgcaagcaGCTCACGTCCCCACACATCCCATTAGAATATTTATTCTTACTTTACTGATATTGTTATGAGGAGACTACTTGGTGGGTGATATTGTCTGTCATCTTTCTAGTTTGCGGACCCCCAAATTTCGTAAAACTGTCATGATTCCAACCCCAAGGACCCCGACTCCCTTCAAAAATGCTTTGGCTGCCCAGGAGAAAATGCATGGGCCACTAAAGATGGAGGTAAGAGGTTTATGTACCTTTACTTACGATAACCTCTTTGATATCTACATTTTTATAGTATGACTGCATGATATTGGGGatatatgtttgtttatttctgtgtgcgtgtgtgtgtgtgttttcagccacaGCCATTGGCATTTCTTGAAGAAGACATTCGAGAAGTTCTGAAGCAGGAGACTGGAGCAGACATCTTTAACAGAGCAGACATCCAGCCAGACTACAGAACCTGGAAACATAATGTATGTGTAGCATGCAAACTTTCTTCCATTACTTCCAAACTGCTCTTGGTTATCCAAGCGGACGAATACTTAGAAGTTTTACTAAACATTTTCTGGCTCCAGTCCTCGTACTTAGACAACTACTTCAGGTGGAACCGGAgacttcactgttttctgtttcttcgATTTTAGATCGATGGACCAGCCAGAAAGGTGCGAAAGTCTCTGGTGCTGGACCCCTGGGGGAAAGACTACCTAAATGTCCAACTCTTCCAAGAGCAGCTCAACAATGCACAAGTGAGTTATAATGCTACATAGCAATGCATCTATCTCAAAAATAGGCACTAGTCCAGAATGCAAGACCTCATCCTGTAGTTACTTACATTCTCATGTGGTTTACATTCATGCATTTTGGTTAACTTCGATTTTTCTGTATACCAAAACAAACCTGACCATCACATGTATGCTAGTCTTTCAAACGGTTGCTAATTTGTAGACATCACTATTAAAATTCTACTTAATATAAATCATGTTAAACATCATAATTTCCGTTCGCCGAACCTCACATCGCAGGTGCCAGATGAAAGTCTACTGACCAACACTTCCCTGACCACACCGATCCCCGAGCAGGAGGATTGTAGCCATTCTTTGACTCCAGGCCGAGAGGAGCCCTTATTGGTCCCCATTCATCCTCATCGATTTACGAGCCCCCGGATGAAGAAGCTTCTTGCCTCTCAGAAAGCACCGAAACACGCTGCTGTACAGGTACGTGAAGAGTAgtctttaaataaacaaaagttaTTAGCAACTAAGATATACATAGTAGTTTAACCTTTCTCTGTGACGTTTTGCATAAAGACGGTAAAGCTACTTTGGCAGCTTTGGTAATCACTGGCTTCCTTCTCTGCAGGTGAGTGAGTGGGAAGCAGTGGTTTACGGGAAGACGGAGGACCAGCTGATCATGACAGAACAGGCCCGTCAGTACCTGAACCCATACCCACCATCTGGCTCTACCTCAAGGGCCCTTGTGCTTTAAAGCTGTCCCGCTGGCGCACAGGCAACAAAACTAACTACACCCGTCCAGCAACTGACACCTCCACTGAATCCTGTAAGAGACAATCCAGTGAAgacaaatgattttatttttcttttgaagcAGAAATGCACTGCCAAGGACGTCCACAAAAAGGCACAGCTGCTGGTATTGTTTTCAACACGTCTAGGTCACTGCCCGAGTAGTGTTTCACTCATAGGTTTGGCCTGTATTTACCTTAAAATTAGGGATGGATCGATTACTGGGTCTGGTAatcagcatttttctgattatcgGTGTTACgttgatttgatttaaaaatgtgctgatGTGGTTCTTTCTCATTCTGTAGTCACCACTTTGTGGCGTCACCCAACATCCCAACCATAAGACTGTTTAAGTGGTTAGACGTCACGCATGACAGCCTATCAGCAATGGGTGATCTGAATCTTCAGATTAACTCGTGACTAAATTTATCAAATAATTGTGTTGGAGGAAAAGGTACAATATTTACCTCCACACTGTAGTGATGtggaaatataaagtagcaGCAGTGAAGTACAACTACTGTGAAACAGTTatattccatcactggttattctaaatGTTGGCAACGATTTCTgcttttactgcaaatgtatatCAGGCCCAGGCCCAGTTCTTGATTACACATATCATTCAATCCCAAATATACACAACCTGGCAATATGAGCAGTTTTGTACAGATAAGAAAAGGATAGAATATTTTTCTGCACTAGTCAGTAATGTTGAAACAACCTGCACATACAGTAGGCTGTAGGAATAGTGTTTATTACTAGCAGTGGctgcttttgatttttatattgttaATATATTGTTTAAATGACAAGAAAGGCATTTTATCATGTAGCGCTACTCACTGTGTATCTCCTCCAGCTTGTTTTGCTAAACTGCCCCCGTTGCTGTTACCAGATAAAAACCACGTCCATGCAAAAACCTGTAGCTGTTTCAGTGACACCGATGTTTCgttggtgtttttttcccaccGTGGGTTTTTAGCGAGACGACCAGAAGATAAAGTTAACGAATGCTACGAATGAAAATTTAACACGCAAAAATGCATTTTCGTGGTTTTTGGTGACAGCAGTGTCACGTTGCTGAATGCCTATCCATGGTGATGTGAAGTTTTTGAGGATGGATGTAAGAAGCTGTCAGTATTGCACTACTGAGTTGATTTTGCTGCTGAGGAAGGAGCAGTGTTATTAAGGGCAAACTGGATAGCACTTGTGAtggtatcttttttttttttaacaacacagCATTTCCTTTCCAAGGCCATAGTGTCTGTCGAGACATCGGTTGAATGTATTTCATTGCAATGTACATGTGAAAGAACCTCAAAAAAATGGAAGGGTACCttaatgtttatttctgtttgttttatttattatctgaCAGCTCTGAAGCTTAGATATTAATATAAATCGGACACCGTGAGTCTTTTAAGAAGTTTAACTTTGCTGACAAAAACAGCCTAAAAACCCTCACTTGCCCTAAA includes these proteins:
- the mybl1 gene encoding myb-related protein A isoform X1, with translation MDNVKPRSNDEDEELHSTDPESKEKSKDKKTLFKLKWSRDEDEKLKKLVEEHGTDSWKLIANFFPGRTDGQCQHRWQKVLNPELVKGPWTKEEDQKVIDLVHKYGPKRWSVIAKHLQGRIGKQCRERWHNHLNPEVKKSSWTQEEDRIIYEAHKRLGNRWAEISKLLPGRTDNSIKNHWNSTMRRKVEHEGYLQDGCKSFTSSHAGMKRRHSRTCPPTPTEAQHCDRSPLPVPGPNQMGGYPYDPHSGHLMENLLDNSGFISPSCLDDPDREQRIKELELLLMSAENEVQRQVQCRGPRSLEQYSSWSDGVSDDTLTTSGSSLEGQAERRSWQSPEIPQGPPTQLPVSPSKFLAIEASTVLSTLQTIPEFAETMELIDSMCFALQDPVEWNDVASFDLSEAATPPRHNQAGYTNLLQERTVDSSMGYTVNTPSALSGRDKNCAPFGPGSVASLTPINSSKASQASIGRRKRKERGDSSPLCDRTCSSFLENISNSPKKTPTKSLPFTPSRFCNISGVEHLNLENPALTSTPVCGQRCLFNTPLQKETTPKHQKENDGLRTPKFRKTVMIPTPRTPTPFKNALAAQEKMHGPLKMEPQPLAFLEEDIREVLKQETGADIFNRADIQPDYRTWKHNIDGPARKVRKSLVLDPWGKDYLNVQLFQEQLNNAQVPDESLLTNTSLTTPIPEQEDCSHSLTPGREEPLLVPIHPHRFTSPRMKKLLASQKAPKHAAVQVSEWEAVVYGKTEDQLIMTEQARQYLNPYPPSGSTSRALVL
- the mybl1 gene encoding myb-related protein A isoform X2, yielding MDNVKPRSNDEDEELHSTDPESKEKSKDKKTLFKLKWSRDEDEKLKKLVEEHGTDSWKLIANFFPGRTDGQCQHRWQKVLNPELVKGPWTKEEDQKVIDLVHKYGPKRWSVIAKHLQGRIGKQCRERWHNHLNPEVKKSSWTQEEDRIIYEAHKRLGNRWAEISKLLPGRTDNSIKNHWNSTMRRKVEHEGYLQDGCKSFTSSHAGMKRRHSRTCPPTPTEAQHCDRSPLPVPGPNQMGGYPYDPHSGHLMENLLDNSGFISPSCLDDPDREQRIKELELLLMSAENEVQRQVQCRGPRSLEQYSSWSDGVSDDTLTTSGSSLEGQAERRSWQSPEIPQGPPTQLPVSPSKFLAIEASTVLSTLQTIPEFAETMELIDSDPVEWNDVASFDLSEAATPPRHNQAGYTNLLQERTVDSSMGYTVNTPSALSGRDKNCAPFGPGSVASLTPINSSKASQASIGRRKRKERGDSSPLCDRTCSSFLENISNSPKKTPTKSLPFTPSRFCNISGVEHLNLENPALTSTPVCGQRCLFNTPLQKETTPKHQKENDGLRTPKFRKTVMIPTPRTPTPFKNALAAQEKMHGPLKMEPQPLAFLEEDIREVLKQETGADIFNRADIQPDYRTWKHNIDGPARKVRKSLVLDPWGKDYLNVQLFQEQLNNAQVPDESLLTNTSLTTPIPEQEDCSHSLTPGREEPLLVPIHPHRFTSPRMKKLLASQKAPKHAAVQVSEWEAVVYGKTEDQLIMTEQARQYLNPYPPSGSTSRALVL
- the mybl1 gene encoding myb-related protein A isoform X3, producing MDNVKPRSNDEDEELHSTDPESKEKSKDKKTLFKLKWSRDEDEKLKKLVEEHGTDSWKLIANFFPGRTDGQCQHRWQKVLNPELVKGPWTKEEDQKVIDLVHKYGPKRWSVIAKHLQGRIGKQCRERWHNHLNPEVKKSSWTQEEDRIIYEAHKRLGNRWAEISKLLPGRTDNSIKNHWNSTMRRKVEHEGYLQDGCKSFTSSHAGMKRRHSRTCPPTPTEAQHCDRSPLPVPGPNQMGGYPYDPHSGHLMENLLDNSGFISSLEQYSSWSDGVSDDTLTTSGSSLEGQAERRSWQSPEIPQGPPTQLPVSPSKFLAIEASTVLSTLQTIPEFAETMELIDSMCFALQDPVEWNDVASFDLSEAATPPRHNQAGYTNLLQERTVDSSMGYTVNTPSALSGRDKNCAPFGPGSVASLTPINSSKASQASIGRRKRKERGDSSPLCDRTCSSFLENISNSPKKTPTKSLPFTPSRFCNISGVEHLNLENPALTSTPVCGQRCLFNTPLQKETTPKHQKENDGLRTPKFRKTVMIPTPRTPTPFKNALAAQEKMHGPLKMEPQPLAFLEEDIREVLKQETGADIFNRADIQPDYRTWKHNIDGPARKVRKSLVLDPWGKDYLNVQLFQEQLNNAQVPDESLLTNTSLTTPIPEQEDCSHSLTPGREEPLLVPIHPHRFTSPRMKKLLASQKAPKHAAVQVSEWEAVVYGKTEDQLIMTEQARQYLNPYPPSGSTSRALVL